A window of the Aedes aegypti strain LVP_AGWG unplaced genomic scaffold, AaegL5.0 Primary Assembly AGWG_AaegL5_hic_scaff_599_PBJ_arrow, whole genome shotgun sequence genome harbors these coding sequences:
- the LOC5569790 gene encoding uncharacterized protein LOC5569790, with translation MKPPTAEDSATPVKSEMSTSGTGSGTPTTVASTSTQTQAQPQQTPGGGTGSNTSNAFGTVKYRIKPPSAAHATSSSTASGPPNAGCFIKPSLSLNSLPPQGPHEGSEMAQNRLRIDRPYNSLKKKRDSERELWRRSWGSGHSHSSCSLQSSITTGIGKDDFWAALQTNYNFIMDTNLLDSCREARGEIEGSVVRPREDHMDYYRRAMFKPSPMQTFYGDPRLLRQWIREMEIRISRIPSITETKRLNTEQLLRLSGEHSVSKSQQSIFERR, from the exons ATGAAACCGCCAACTGCAGAGGACTCCGCTACGCCGGTCAAGTCTGAGATGTCGACTTCCGGCACGGGTAGCGGAACGCCCACTACGGTGGCGTCCACATCGACGCAAACCCAAGCACAACCACAGCAGACACCCGGCGGAGGAACCGGAAGCAACACCTCAAACGCCTTCGGGACGGTGAAATATCGGATCAAACCGCCATCGGCAGCACATGCCACGTCGTCGTCGACGGCATCCGGACCCCCCAACGCTGGATGCTTCATCAAGCCTTCGCTGTCGCTAAACTCACTGCCACCGCAAGGTCCCCACGAGGGGTCCGAGATGGCACAAAACAGACTGAGAATCGATCGGCCATACAATAGCTTAAAG AAAAAGCGCGACTCAGAGCGCGAACTGTGGCGCCGGTCGTGGGGCAGCGGGCACAGCCATAGCTCCTGCAGCTTGCAGAGCAGCATCACGACCGGCATCGGCAAAGACGACTTCTGGGCGGCACTGCAGACCAACTACAATTTTATCATGGACACGAACCTTCTCGACAGCTGTCGGGAAGCGCGAGGCGAAATCGAAGGGTCCGTTGTGCGACCCCGGGAGGACCACATGGACTACTATCGGAGG GCCATGTTCAAACCCTCTCCGATGCAGACGTTCTACGGAGATCCCCGCCTGCTGCGGCAGTGGATCAGGGAGATGGAGATTCGCATTTCACGGATTCCTTCGATTACGGAGACGAAGCGGTTGAACACGGAGCAGTTGCTGAGGCTCTCTGGAGAACATTCGGTGAGTAAATCGCAGCAATCTATTTTTGAACGACGCTGA